Proteins from one Shewanella pealeana ATCC 700345 genomic window:
- the alr gene encoding alanine racemase, whose product MKPFPRAEISRHALKNNLARLHELAPSSKVMAVVKANGYGHGLLNVAQCLDNADGFGLARLEEALALRAGGVKAKLLLLEGFFRATDLVTLVEHDIETVVHHESQIEMLEQAELNKPVTVWMKVDSGMHRLGFVPDEFHQIYQRLLACDNIAKPINLMTHFACADEPDNDCTAKQIAVFEELTKDLLGDRTLANSAGALFWQQSQASWIRPGIALYGVSPVVGDLGTKHGLIPAMELVSQLIAIRDHKAGQPVGYGSHWVAEKDTKLGVVAIGYGDGYPRNAPLGTPVLINGRLAPIVGRVSMDMLTVDLGAGAKDNVGDKAVLWGKDLPVEEVAEHIGTIAYELVTKLTPRVAVCLD is encoded by the coding sequence TTGAAACCATTCCCACGAGCAGAAATCAGCCGCCATGCATTGAAGAATAATCTTGCTCGGCTGCATGAATTAGCCCCATCGAGTAAAGTGATGGCGGTTGTTAAAGCTAATGGCTATGGCCATGGCTTACTCAATGTCGCTCAATGTTTAGATAATGCCGACGGTTTTGGCCTAGCCCGGCTCGAAGAAGCATTAGCGCTTCGAGCGGGCGGTGTTAAGGCCAAGCTTTTATTATTGGAAGGCTTTTTCCGAGCGACTGATTTAGTCACCTTAGTTGAGCATGATATTGAAACTGTGGTTCACCACGAGTCACAAATCGAAATGCTCGAGCAGGCAGAGTTGAACAAACCCGTCACAGTGTGGATGAAAGTAGACTCTGGTATGCATCGACTCGGGTTTGTACCTGATGAATTTCATCAGATTTATCAGCGTCTATTAGCCTGTGACAATATCGCCAAGCCAATTAACTTGATGACCCACTTTGCCTGTGCCGATGAACCAGATAATGACTGTACTGCCAAGCAGATTGCTGTTTTCGAAGAACTAACTAAAGACTTACTTGGCGATCGTACTCTAGCCAACTCGGCTGGCGCACTCTTTTGGCAGCAAAGCCAAGCAAGTTGGATCCGCCCTGGTATTGCGCTCTATGGTGTATCTCCTGTGGTTGGCGATCTAGGTACCAAACACGGGCTTATTCCTGCGATGGAGCTAGTGTCGCAGCTGATTGCGATTCGCGATCATAAAGCTGGACAACCCGTTGGTTATGGTAGTCATTGGGTTGCAGAGAAAGATACCAAACTTGGAGTTGTTGCTATCGGTTATGGTGATGGTTATCCAAGAAATGCGCCGTTAGGAACCCCAGTACTGATAAACGGTCGATTAGCACCTATCGTTGGTCGCGTCTCAATGGACATGTTGACGGTGGATCTTGGCGCTGGTGCTAAGGATAATGTTGGCGATAAAGCCGTGCTTTGGGGGAAAGACCTTCCGGTAGAGGAGGTGGCAGAGCATATTGGGACTATCGCCTACGAACTTGTGACTAAATTGACTCCCCGAGTCGCTGTTTGCCTAGATTGA
- a CDS encoding S46 family peptidase, giving the protein MRNALIAAIALSSGMLPSAVALADEGQWQPYQMPSIADKLSERGIDIPAKQLADLTSYPMNAVVGLGYCTASFVSPQGLVVTNHHCAYRAIQYNSKKEHNYLADGFLATSKDKEPTAGPNERLYITEVVTDVSERVKKQIGDDPLKRYENIQANRKALIKECESDDNYRCSVRSFHNGLEYYLIKQLIIRDVRLVYAPPESAGAFGGDIDNYEYPRHSADFTFLRAYVGKDGKPAAFAEDNVPYVPKSYLKINADGVKAGDGVFVAGYPGSTSRYRLTSELKFASDWLYPTLATRYQLRIDTIEAMSTNNKDVKIKYAGTLAGMANRMKKYNGLLDGFKATDITGIKQSREDDFSAWLAKDPEYQSFQTQFDELETLLVQQRQLRQGRYYFENAQSSALLATANKLYRLAKEKQKSDAEREEGYQERDMKMFKARLKRLDSSFAISVDKTLWMQDLKAYLAQDNRVAELDAMLNEGDSDSDSEISLSEKLDALYALSSLTEKDKRLAWMNADAAEFETSADPFIRLAVALYPQNMQAEKDAKTLAGKLSKARPDYMKAIIAYNKANGWPVYPDANGTLRITYGMVDGYQSTDALYKQPFTRLEGIVAKHTGVEPFNAPTKLLEAIEAKRFGSHAVETVYQDPASWLCRLFSCLDKPENFGSVPVNFLSSVDTTGGNSGSPVFNGKGELVGLNFDSTYEAITKDWFFNPTITRAVHVDIRYILWMMDEVDNAQNLIEELDLVNN; this is encoded by the coding sequence ATGCGCAATGCATTGATTGCCGCCATCGCTCTATCTTCGGGGATGCTGCCATCAGCCGTAGCATTGGCTGATGAAGGACAGTGGCAACCCTATCAAATGCCATCCATCGCCGATAAGCTCAGCGAACGTGGCATCGATATTCCGGCTAAACAGTTAGCAGACTTAACCAGCTACCCTATGAATGCTGTAGTCGGACTGGGCTATTGTACCGCCAGTTTTGTTTCGCCCCAAGGCTTAGTTGTGACAAACCATCATTGTGCCTATCGCGCCATTCAATATAACAGCAAAAAAGAGCATAACTATCTGGCAGATGGCTTTTTAGCGACCAGTAAAGATAAAGAACCGACAGCGGGGCCAAACGAGCGCCTTTATATCACCGAAGTGGTTACCGATGTATCAGAGCGAGTCAAAAAACAGATTGGTGACGATCCGCTTAAGCGTTATGAGAATATCCAAGCCAATCGCAAAGCCTTAATCAAAGAGTGCGAAAGCGATGATAACTATCGCTGCTCGGTAAGAAGCTTCCATAACGGTCTTGAGTATTACCTGATCAAGCAGCTCATTATTCGTGACGTGCGCTTAGTGTACGCGCCACCAGAAAGTGCAGGCGCCTTTGGTGGTGATATCGACAACTACGAATATCCACGCCACTCTGCTGATTTTACCTTTCTGCGTGCCTACGTTGGTAAAGACGGCAAACCAGCAGCTTTTGCTGAAGACAACGTACCTTACGTGCCTAAGAGCTATTTAAAGATTAATGCCGACGGTGTAAAAGCCGGTGACGGTGTATTTGTGGCAGGCTACCCAGGTTCAACCAGCCGCTACCGCTTAACCAGCGAACTTAAGTTTGCTAGCGATTGGCTATATCCAACGCTTGCGACGCGTTATCAGCTACGCATCGATACTATCGAAGCCATGAGCACAAACAATAAAGACGTTAAAATCAAGTACGCGGGCACGCTTGCTGGTATGGCAAACCGTATGAAGAAGTACAACGGTTTGTTAGATGGCTTTAAAGCGACTGATATAACGGGCATTAAGCAAAGCCGTGAGGATGATTTTAGCGCATGGCTTGCAAAAGACCCCGAGTACCAATCTTTCCAAACTCAATTTGATGAGCTTGAAACCCTGTTGGTCCAGCAACGCCAGCTACGCCAAGGCCGTTACTACTTTGAAAACGCCCAAAGCAGTGCACTGCTCGCTACCGCTAACAAGCTTTACCGCTTAGCCAAAGAGAAGCAAAAGAGCGATGCTGAACGTGAGGAGGGTTATCAAGAGCGCGACATGAAGATGTTTAAAGCGCGCCTTAAGCGTTTAGACTCGAGCTTTGCCATCAGCGTCGATAAAACCCTGTGGATGCAGGACTTAAAAGCCTACCTTGCCCAAGACAATCGCGTAGCAGAGCTTGATGCCATGCTCAATGAAGGTGATAGTGATAGTGATAGCGAGATCAGCCTGAGCGAAAAGCTTGATGCACTGTACGCGCTTAGCTCGCTAACAGAGAAAGACAAGCGTCTTGCCTGGATGAACGCCGATGCAGCAGAGTTTGAGACTAGCGCCGATCCATTTATCCGCCTTGCTGTTGCCCTGTACCCGCAAAATATGCAGGCAGAGAAAGATGCTAAGACGTTAGCAGGTAAGCTATCCAAAGCTCGTCCTGACTATATGAAGGCCATTATCGCTTACAACAAGGCCAATGGCTGGCCAGTCTACCCTGATGCTAACGGTACGCTACGTATCACCTATGGTATGGTAGACGGTTACCAATCAACTGATGCGCTTTATAAGCAGCCCTTTACTCGCTTAGAAGGCATTGTAGCTAAGCATACTGGTGTAGAGCCGTTTAACGCGCCAACAAAACTACTAGAGGCGATTGAGGCTAAGCGTTTTGGTAGCCACGCGGTAGAAACCGTTTATCAAGATCCTGCTTCTTGGTTATGCCGCCTATTCTCTTGTTTAGATAAGCCTGAGAACTTTGGTTCAGTGCCTGTTAACTTCTTATCGAGCGTTGACACCACTGGCGGTAACTCTGGCTCTCCAGTATTTAATGGAAAAGGCGAGCTAGTCGGCCTTAACTTTGACTCGACTTACGAAGCAATTACTAAAGACTGGTTCTTTAATCCAACCATCACCCGCGCCGTACACGTGGATATTCGCTATATCCTCTGGATGATGGATGAGGTAGATAACGCACAAAATCTGATTGAAGAGCTAGACTTAGTGAACAACTAA
- a CDS encoding HAL/PAL/TAL family ammonia-lyase, which translates to MIVKHKLKLSSLAIALSCAVVPMTSFSAMAETISLTGKDLTIEQLLKVQSGEANVTVSKKGKQNIQDSFDLLMDSARQGTPVYGLTVGVGKNKDTEVFGKDGKMSDEAVKLSEDFNRDMLFTHAAASGEPIAQEVVRMAMTIRLNQIATGHVGVQPDVARLYEQFVNKNIIPVVPSDGSVGLSDILLASHIGAAMMGEHEVFYKGERMPAAKALKAAGVKPLVPFGKDGLSILSNNALSTAQLVHAMGQAEQLIEFSPKLIAAGLESINGNISPILPHTLDARPMPHVQDVGNDILKNLKGGYLFQRDEKRPLQDSLSFRGAHWPVANAISQYNNLEELVHIQINSSDDNPTVYLNAKHSRFNKYPQVEQYFTDGRVSGAINSSANFDTIQLATTTEAFSIAMAQLGKYSSNRQIKMIDPYFTGLPRALVNPDDTNGQSFYTLQNGFTALFVDIAHASNPVSFYGQANQGGIEDNFSNFHQASKNLTTVVDGVSYIYAFELMTYGQALDLQKKVHDRDLSDANKALLKDLRETVKFYADDTRTFTVDIEASQKFLMKY; encoded by the coding sequence ATGATTGTTAAACATAAATTGAAACTAAGCTCTTTGGCTATTGCCTTAAGCTGTGCCGTTGTTCCTATGACTTCATTCAGCGCTATGGCTGAAACAATTAGTCTAACAGGTAAAGATCTTACTATTGAGCAGTTGCTTAAAGTTCAAAGTGGTGAAGCCAATGTGACTGTCAGCAAAAAAGGCAAACAGAACATCCAAGACAGTTTCGATCTGTTAATGGATTCAGCTCGCCAAGGCACACCAGTTTATGGTCTAACGGTTGGCGTGGGTAAGAACAAGGATACAGAAGTTTTCGGTAAAGACGGTAAGATGTCAGATGAAGCGGTAAAGCTGTCTGAAGACTTCAACCGTGACATGCTATTCACTCACGCTGCAGCGTCTGGCGAGCCGATCGCCCAAGAAGTTGTGCGTATGGCTATGACTATCCGTCTAAACCAGATCGCGACTGGCCATGTAGGCGTACAACCTGACGTGGCTCGTTTGTACGAGCAGTTTGTAAACAAGAACATTATTCCTGTTGTGCCATCAGATGGTTCGGTAGGCCTTTCTGACATTCTGCTTGCTTCGCACATTGGTGCGGCAATGATGGGTGAGCATGAGGTGTTCTATAAAGGCGAGCGTATGCCAGCTGCTAAGGCACTAAAGGCTGCAGGTGTTAAGCCTCTGGTACCATTCGGTAAAGATGGTTTATCTATTCTTTCTAACAACGCGCTATCAACAGCGCAGTTAGTCCATGCGATGGGGCAAGCAGAGCAGTTAATCGAATTCTCTCCAAAGCTGATTGCTGCGGGCCTTGAGTCTATTAATGGCAACATCAGCCCAATTCTGCCTCATACGCTAGATGCCCGTCCTATGCCACACGTACAAGACGTAGGTAATGACATTCTTAAAAACCTGAAAGGCGGTTATCTGTTCCAACGTGATGAGAAGCGTCCTCTACAAGATAGCTTATCATTCCGTGGCGCGCATTGGCCTGTAGCTAACGCTATTAGCCAGTACAACAATCTTGAAGAGTTGGTACACATTCAGATCAACAGCTCTGACGATAATCCAACGGTATACTTGAATGCTAAGCACTCACGTTTCAACAAGTATCCACAAGTTGAGCAGTACTTCACAGATGGCAGGGTATCTGGCGCGATTAACTCGTCTGCTAACTTCGACACCATTCAGTTAGCAACGACAACTGAAGCCTTCAGCATTGCGATGGCTCAGCTAGGTAAGTATTCATCGAATCGTCAAATTAAGATGATTGACCCATACTTCACAGGCCTACCACGTGCACTTGTGAACCCAGATGATACTAACGGTCAGAGTTTCTATACCCTACAGAATGGCTTTACAGCGCTGTTTGTTGATATCGCTCACGCGTCTAACCCAGTATCTTTCTATGGTCAGGCTAACCAAGGTGGTATCGAAGATAACTTCAGTAACTTCCATCAGGCTTCTAAGAACTTAACTACAGTTGTGGATGGCGTTTCTTACATCTACGCATTCGAGTTAATGACTTATGGTCAAGCGCTAGACCTTCAGAAGAAAGTGCATGACCGTGACTTGTCTGATGCGAATAAGGCTTTATTAAAAGACTTACGTGAAACAGTAAAGTTCTATGCCGATGATACTCGCACTTTTACTGTTGATATTGAAGCATCACAAAAATTCTTAATGAAATACTAA
- a CDS encoding flavocytochrome c, which yields MNFKLKKSALGVAIALPVILVGCAVTSEMIKSQGTAKGRHGDITVETTFQNGQITAIDIVKQKENKVLSAAVYKDVKQAIIDNNSVNVDGISGATATSDGFKQAVAKSAELAGVTLLATAAINGKKVDAQPSEYTYDVVVIGAGGAGFSAGIEAVEAGVSAVIIEKQPIIGGNSLISGGEMNVAGSWVQKGMGITDSKESFIEDTLKGGDYKGDPEMVRVMVDNAVEAAEWLRDDIKVDFYKDQIFQFGGHSVKRAVIPKGHTGAEVLSKFAVKAEEIGLPVHMNTTAKNLIQDETGRVVGVKAMKNGKVITYHAKKAVVMAAGGFGANIEMRKKFNPEYDERYGTTNHSGATGDGILMSEAVNAKTANLGEIQAYPICNPETGAIALIADARFFGAILVNQEGKRFVEELDRRDVISNAILNQTGKYTYVIWNQKIDDLAKTIDMHPGEFNDLHSRGLMFEVDSIEEAAAKFNIPLAALQSTISDVNKYAATGKDLAFNNRAGLVDMSEGKYWILKATPSVHHTMGGVATTTKAEVLDNSGTIIKGLYAAGEVTGLTHGSNRLGGNAYTDIIVFGRIAGQQAAAQ from the coding sequence ATGAATTTCAAATTAAAAAAGTCAGCGCTAGGCGTGGCAATTGCCTTACCTGTAATATTAGTTGGTTGTGCAGTAACAAGCGAAATGATCAAATCACAAGGTACGGCTAAAGGTCGACATGGTGATATTACTGTAGAAACAACGTTCCAGAATGGTCAAATTACTGCAATTGATATCGTAAAACAAAAAGAGAATAAAGTTCTATCCGCAGCCGTTTATAAAGACGTAAAGCAAGCAATCATTGATAACAACAGTGTCAACGTGGATGGCATCTCTGGTGCAACGGCCACTTCTGATGGCTTCAAGCAGGCGGTTGCTAAGTCGGCTGAGCTTGCAGGGGTGACACTGCTCGCAACAGCAGCAATCAATGGTAAAAAAGTTGATGCACAGCCATCAGAATACACCTATGACGTTGTTGTTATTGGTGCCGGTGGTGCCGGTTTCTCTGCAGGTATCGAAGCGGTTGAGGCTGGCGTATCTGCTGTTATCATCGAAAAGCAGCCTATTATTGGTGGTAACTCACTTATCTCTGGCGGCGAAATGAACGTGGCGGGTAGCTGGGTTCAAAAAGGAATGGGCATCACCGATAGCAAAGAGTCGTTTATTGAAGATACGTTAAAGGGCGGCGACTATAAAGGTGATCCAGAGATGGTGCGGGTAATGGTTGATAATGCTGTTGAAGCGGCCGAATGGTTACGTGACGATATCAAAGTTGATTTCTACAAAGACCAAATCTTCCAGTTTGGTGGCCACTCAGTAAAACGTGCCGTCATCCCTAAAGGACACACTGGCGCAGAAGTATTAAGCAAGTTTGCTGTTAAGGCTGAAGAGATTGGTTTACCTGTTCATATGAACACAACGGCAAAGAACCTTATCCAAGATGAGACAGGCCGCGTTGTAGGCGTTAAGGCGATGAAGAACGGTAAGGTTATCACTTATCACGCTAAGAAAGCGGTGGTAATGGCTGCTGGTGGCTTTGGCGCAAATATCGAAATGCGTAAGAAATTCAACCCTGAATACGATGAGCGCTACGGTACAACTAACCACTCAGGTGCAACCGGTGACGGTATCTTAATGTCTGAAGCGGTTAACGCTAAGACTGCCAACCTAGGCGAAATCCAAGCGTACCCAATCTGTAACCCTGAAACAGGTGCTATCGCGTTAATCGCCGATGCGCGTTTCTTTGGTGCTATCTTGGTTAACCAAGAGGGTAAGCGCTTTGTAGAAGAACTTGATCGCCGTGACGTTATCTCTAACGCAATCTTGAACCAAACGGGCAAATACACTTATGTTATTTGGAACCAAAAAATCGATGATCTTGCTAAGACTATCGACATGCACCCTGGCGAATTCAACGATCTACACTCACGTGGTTTAATGTTTGAAGTTGACAGCATCGAAGAAGCGGCTGCGAAATTCAATATTCCTTTAGCTGCGCTACAAAGCACTATCAGTGATGTTAATAAGTATGCGGCTACAGGCAAGGATTTAGCATTTAATAACCGTGCAGGTCTTGTTGACATGTCTGAAGGCAAGTACTGGATCTTAAAAGCAACGCCATCAGTCCATCACACAATGGGCGGTGTTGCTACAACGACTAAAGCAGAAGTATTAGACAATAGTGGCACCATCATCAAAGGCTTATACGCTGCTGGTGAAGTAACCGGTCTAACTCATGGCTCTAACCGTCTTGGCGGTAACGCCTATACCGATATCATCGTTTTTGGTCGCATTGCTGGTCAGCAAGCCGCGGCACAATAA
- the dnaB gene encoding replicative DNA helicase, whose product MSQQRAFKGKEKPRDLQMDALKMPPHSIEAEQSVLGGLMLDSDAWDRVAEAVVKEDFYSRAHGTIFTAMESLVSAGQPIDLITVSEQLELEDQLEDVGGFAYIGEIAKNTPSAGNILSYASIVRERAVVRDMIKVANEIADAGFNPEGRNSSELLDLAETKVFKIAEQRANANEGPEGIKAILEKTVDKIEELYNNPTNGVTGVSSGFGDLDKMTAGFQSGDLIIVAARPSMGKTTFAMNLCEQAALHEDKPVLIFSLEMPSEQIMMRMLASLGRVDQTKIRTGQLDDDDWARVSSTMGIMLEQGKMYIDDGSGLTPTDVRSRARRIAREYGGLSMIMIDYLQLMQVPALKDNRTLEISEISRSLKALAKELEIPVVALSQLNRSLEQRADKRPVNSDLRESGAIEQDADLIMFIYRDEVYNNDSEDKGTAEIIIGKQRNGPIGRVRLTFQGQFSRFDNYAGPQFEED is encoded by the coding sequence ATGTCACAACAACGCGCCTTTAAGGGCAAAGAGAAACCAAGAGATCTTCAGATGGACGCGCTGAAGATGCCACCGCATTCAATTGAAGCTGAGCAATCGGTTCTCGGTGGTTTGATGTTGGACTCTGACGCTTGGGACAGAGTGGCTGAAGCAGTTGTTAAAGAAGACTTCTATTCGCGTGCTCACGGTACGATTTTTACTGCGATGGAGTCTTTAGTCAGTGCGGGTCAACCGATTGACTTAATTACTGTCTCTGAACAATTAGAACTCGAAGACCAACTCGAAGATGTCGGAGGATTTGCCTACATTGGTGAGATAGCCAAAAATACCCCGAGTGCCGGTAATATCCTCTCTTATGCCAGTATTGTGCGTGAGCGTGCCGTTGTTCGCGATATGATCAAGGTGGCCAATGAAATTGCCGATGCAGGTTTTAACCCTGAAGGGCGTAATTCGAGTGAGCTACTCGATTTAGCCGAAACCAAAGTGTTTAAAATTGCAGAGCAGCGTGCTAACGCCAACGAAGGCCCTGAAGGTATCAAGGCGATTCTAGAGAAAACTGTCGATAAAATCGAAGAACTCTACAATAACCCGACCAACGGTGTAACCGGAGTGTCGAGCGGTTTTGGCGATTTAGATAAAATGACCGCAGGTTTCCAGTCTGGCGATTTGATCATTGTTGCGGCGCGTCCATCTATGGGTAAAACCACCTTTGCGATGAACTTGTGTGAGCAAGCGGCGCTGCATGAAGACAAGCCCGTGCTTATTTTCAGCTTGGAGATGCCTTCAGAACAGATCATGATGCGTATGTTGGCCTCACTCGGTCGCGTCGATCAAACAAAAATTCGTACTGGTCAGCTAGATGATGACGATTGGGCTCGCGTATCCTCAACCATGGGGATCATGCTTGAGCAAGGTAAGATGTATATCGATGACGGCTCAGGATTAACCCCAACCGATGTACGCAGTCGAGCCAGACGTATCGCCCGTGAATACGGAGGCCTGTCGATGATCATGATCGATTACCTTCAGTTGATGCAGGTGCCAGCGCTAAAAGATAACCGTACATTGGAGATCTCAGAAATCTCTCGCTCATTAAAAGCTTTGGCAAAAGAGCTAGAGATCCCAGTAGTAGCATTGTCACAGCTTAACCGCTCATTGGAGCAACGTGCCGATAAACGTCCTGTAAACTCGGATTTGCGTGAATCGGGCGCGATTGAGCAGGATGCGGATTTGATCATGTTTATTTATCGTGATGAAGTGTATAACAACGATTCTGAAGATAAAGGTACTGCTGAGATCATTATTGGTAAGCAACGTAACGGTCCTATTGGCCGCGTGCGCTTAACCTTCCAAGGCCAATTCTCTCGTTTTGACAATTATGCAGGTCCGCAATTCGAAGAAGATTAA
- a CDS encoding LuxR family transcriptional regulator, translated as MGQMNNSAWLIDESKSDLTPLAEEILNSIKSPIADLGFGGFWFQGIANSAYQDYLGNNRKSLLTRKVLRSSGGVFSSSPTVKQLHQQYVTRVAPTDINFAAALRLDSPYHYVLCEDGQPTKVQKLFNSHGINTVLSWPLKHFASDTWSGRFTLLSKYPYEELRLTELEQTLKQAQLTIFEHFHNEINPYRQYNLFNQTAIRALRMAAIGLHNREISEQLDITVRGVEYHLESLRNKLSASNRTNLVHIAHQLEII; from the coding sequence ATGGGACAGATGAATAACAGTGCATGGTTAATAGATGAAAGTAAGTCTGATTTAACACCATTAGCTGAAGAGATCCTCAATAGTATTAAATCCCCAATTGCGGATTTGGGCTTCGGTGGGTTTTGGTTTCAAGGAATCGCCAATAGCGCTTACCAAGACTACTTAGGTAACAACCGTAAGAGTCTACTGACACGTAAAGTGCTAAGAAGCAGCGGCGGCGTTTTTTCTTCTTCACCGACGGTTAAGCAGCTGCATCAACAATACGTAACACGTGTTGCGCCTACCGATATTAACTTTGCAGCCGCCTTGCGACTCGATTCCCCCTATCACTATGTTCTTTGTGAAGATGGTCAGCCGACTAAAGTTCAAAAACTGTTCAATAGCCACGGTATTAATACGGTTCTTAGTTGGCCGCTGAAGCATTTTGCATCAGATACTTGGAGTGGTCGATTTACATTATTATCAAAATATCCATATGAAGAGTTAAGGCTTACAGAATTAGAACAGACACTAAAGCAAGCTCAACTGACGATATTTGAACATTTTCATAATGAGATAAACCCATACCGTCAATATAACCTGTTTAATCAAACAGCAATAAGAGCATTGAGGATGGCTGCGATTGGATTACATAATCGCGAGATTTCAGAGCAATTGGATATTACCGTTCGTGGGGTGGAATACCACCTTGAATCTTTAAGAAATAAGTTGTCTGCCAGTAATAGGACCAATTTAGTTCATATCGCTCATCAACTGGAAATTATATAG
- a CDS encoding sensor histidine kinase — MMKPKLSLKRVYQVYGLCFLAITLVINFLIPLCMMCAGMFSMHEITMRNAAQAAEVYASASQNAIETENITVYTSWDLVPDQVKAINGGLPPEQALDVKHQHSDGKFIDGLMLYSTKEGKAYYVWLHYNATHALEFAPKNMAAILLLVIMTFSVNAILAWYLQRRVILPVHQISEAIKQHDWQGMQQLRFPKQCYAELQSIVDALDSSIKQLKESQQRELSFLRFASHELRTPIAICQSSFEILSLQQGELSGPTLHASQATTQMKSITETLLWLMSSDCSPMNCCDVKLSHLLASIVDDQKYAQGSDINVDLICDETELYVLKEPLTIVLNNLIRNSLEHGAKGVVIEQVGNRIDIVNPLSKHNSSGFGLGLMLVERLTKQLNWDYSTIDDDNYFRARIIIHSSL; from the coding sequence ATGATGAAGCCTAAGCTGAGTTTGAAGCGTGTATATCAGGTTTACGGCTTATGTTTTTTAGCTATCACCTTGGTTATAAACTTCCTTATTCCTCTGTGTATGATGTGTGCGGGAATGTTTAGCATGCATGAAATCACCATGAGAAATGCAGCTCAAGCTGCAGAAGTCTATGCAAGCGCAAGCCAAAATGCGATTGAAACTGAAAATATTACCGTTTACACCAGTTGGGATCTAGTGCCAGATCAAGTTAAGGCGATCAATGGTGGCTTGCCTCCAGAGCAGGCACTTGATGTTAAGCATCAGCATTCAGATGGGAAATTTATCGATGGCCTGATGCTTTACTCTACCAAAGAGGGCAAAGCCTATTATGTTTGGCTGCATTATAACGCCACTCACGCATTAGAGTTTGCTCCTAAGAACATGGCAGCGATCCTCCTGTTAGTTATCATGACATTCTCGGTAAATGCCATTCTCGCCTGGTATCTGCAGCGTCGGGTAATTTTACCTGTGCATCAGATCAGTGAAGCAATCAAGCAACACGATTGGCAAGGTATGCAGCAACTTAGGTTTCCAAAGCAATGTTATGCCGAACTCCAATCTATTGTCGATGCACTGGACAGCTCGATTAAGCAACTTAAAGAGTCCCAGCAAAGGGAGCTTTCCTTTCTGCGATTTGCCAGTCATGAACTAAGAACTCCCATCGCGATATGCCAGTCATCATTTGAAATTTTATCGCTGCAACAAGGAGAGCTCTCAGGGCCAACTTTACATGCTAGCCAAGCGACAACTCAGATGAAATCAATCACGGAGACCCTGCTTTGGTTAATGAGTTCAGACTGTAGTCCAATGAATTGTTGTGATGTGAAGTTATCACATTTACTGGCGAGCATAGTCGATGATCAAAAGTATGCTCAGGGCAGTGATATCAATGTGGACTTGATCTGCGATGAAACCGAGCTTTACGTGCTCAAAGAGCCTTTGACAATCGTATTGAATAATCTGATCCGTAACAGTTTAGAACATGGTGCTAAGGGGGTAGTCATTGAGCAAGTCGGTAACCGAATTGATATTGTTAATCCTTTATCAAAACACAATAGCAGCGGTTTTGGATTGGGCTTGATGTTAGTGGAAAGGTTAACTAAGCAGCTTAACTGGGATTACTCAACAATTGATGATGATAATTATTTTAGGGCAAGAATCATTATCCATTCGAGTCTGTAG
- a CDS encoding response regulator transcription factor, whose amino-acid sequence MLVLLVEDNRLLAKNIIQYLELNEIECDYAETLERAEERIFSSTFDAIILDLNLPDGDGITACQRWKEQCIMAPIIMLTARSNLQDRLSGFEAGADDYLVKPFALAELVARLKVVSQRRPSPKRLTIGDLEFDFGAHQVHRQGQDLALSRTGWQILSFLARRSPETVEREEIERLLWPDSPPDSDSLKSHIHLLRRVVDKPFEQHLIHTIRGVGLCLRVENDEA is encoded by the coding sequence ATGTTGGTTCTCCTTGTCGAAGATAACCGCCTACTGGCTAAAAATATTATTCAGTATCTCGAGTTAAATGAGATTGAATGTGACTATGCGGAGACTCTGGAACGGGCAGAGGAAAGAATATTTAGCAGTACCTTTGATGCGATCATTTTAGATCTTAATTTACCCGATGGCGACGGCATTACAGCATGCCAGAGATGGAAAGAGCAATGCATTATGGCTCCAATCATTATGCTGACGGCTAGGAGCAACTTACAAGATAGGCTTTCAGGTTTCGAGGCCGGAGCCGATGATTATCTGGTTAAGCCTTTTGCACTGGCGGAGTTAGTCGCACGCCTTAAGGTTGTATCTCAGCGGCGTCCATCGCCAAAGCGGCTGACTATTGGCGATCTCGAGTTTGATTTTGGTGCCCATCAGGTACATCGTCAGGGTCAGGACCTTGCTTTGTCACGAACAGGATGGCAGATCCTTTCATTTTTAGCTCGAAGAAGCCCTGAAACCGTCGAACGGGAAGAGATAGAGCGATTACTGTGGCCAGATAGCCCTCCCGATAGCGACAGCTTAAAAAGTCATATACACCTGCTTCGAAGGGTGGTTGATAAGCCATTCGAACAGCATCTTATTCATACGATTCGTGGTGTTGGCTTATGCTTAAGAGTGGAAAATGATGAAGCCTAA